In Zingiber officinale cultivar Zhangliang chromosome 6A, Zo_v1.1, whole genome shotgun sequence, a single genomic region encodes these proteins:
- the LOC121998642 gene encoding uncharacterized protein LOC121998642 isoform X2: MPIQEAGAEISNDNKISSSMGSRSHGEIKGSSTDTISRGHSKFRLLNHYSDGRTCPSSFNMDEYLNLNQAEDLLFERLRQRQRIEYGGIILCRGQSYFIA; this comes from the exons ATGCCGATACAG GAGGCAGGTGCTGAGATCAGTAATGACAATAAGATATCAAGCAGTATGGGCAGTCGGAGCCACGGAGAAATCAAAGGCTCTTCCACAGATACCATCAGCAGAGGACACAGCAAGTTCAGACTTCTAAATCATTATTCTGATGGTAGAACATGCCCATCTTCGTTCAACATGGATGAGTACCTGAACTTGAATCAAGCCGAAGATCTTCTTTTCGAGAGGCTGAGGCAGAGGCAAAGAATAGAGTATGGTGGAATCATACTCTGCAGAGGACAAAGTTATTTCATTGCTTAA
- the LOC121998642 gene encoding putative 4-hydroxy-4-methyl-2-oxoglutarate aldolase 3 isoform X1, whose protein sequence is MCSTAELCDANPSLLAKGDIRVLQPIFQMYGQCHAFSGPIVTLKVFEDNVLVREFLESPGDGRVLVVDGGGSMRCALVGGNLGQLAQNMGWAGILVNGCIRDIYEINGCDIGVRALGPHPLKSNKRGLGEKNVTVNIAGTIIHDGEWLYADSDGILISNTELSL, encoded by the coding sequence ATGTGTTCAACCGCTGAACTTTGTGATGCAAATCCATCCCTCCTCGCAAAGGGGGATATCCGAGTTCTTCAACCGATATTCCAGATGTACGGTCAATGCCACGCATTCTCTGGACCTATAGTCACACTCAAGGTGTTCGAGGACAATGTGCTGGTGAGGGAGTTTCTCGAGTCACCAGGGGACGGCCGAGTATTGGTGGTGGATGGTGGAGGGAGCATGAGATGTGCCTTAGTCGGAGGCAACTTGGGACAATTAGCACAGAACATGGGTTGGGCAGGCATTCTTGTGAATGGTTGCATAAGGGACATCTACGAAATCAATGGTTGCGATATCGGAGTCAGAGCTTTGGGACCTCATCCTCTAAAATCAAACAAGAGAGGCCTAGGTGAAAAGAACGTCACTGTTAACATCGCCGGCACCATAATTCATGACGGAGAATGGCTATATGCCGATAGTGATGGAATTCTAATTTCAAACACAGAGTTGTCTCTTTGA